The sequence below is a genomic window from Arthrobacter sp. U41.
CCGCGGACCCCCACGCCCTCGGCGATCGCCAGCGTGGCGGTGCGGACCCGCTCCAGGACGTTGTTGCCCAGGGTGATGGGCGGCAGCACACAGGCCGAGTCGCCGGAGTGGATGCCGGCTTCCTCGATGTGCTCCATGATGCCGCCGAGGTACATTTCGGTGCCGTCGTAGAGGGCGTCGACGTCGATTTCGACGGCGTCCTCGAGGAACCGGTCGATCAGTACCGGATGGTCCGGGGTGATCTCCGTGGCGTTGGCGATGTAGCGGGAGAGATTGGGCTCGTCGTAGACGATCTCCATGCCGCGGCCGCCGAGCACGTAGGACGGCCGGACCAGGACCGGGTAGCCGATCTCGTCGGCGATCTTCTTGGCGTCCTCGAAGGAGACGGCGGTGCCGTTCTTCGGTGAGATCAGTCCGGCCCGGTCGAGCACCTGGGAGAAGGCGCCGCGGTGCTCGGCGAGGTCGATCGCTTCCGGTGAGGTGCCGAGGATCGGCACGCCGGCGTCGGCGAGCTGCTGGGCGAGCTTGAGCGGGGTCTGGCCGCCGAGCTGGACGAAGACGCCCATCACTCCGCCGGTGCGCTCCTCGGCCGCGATGACCTCGAGCACGTCCTCCAGCGTGAGCGGCTCGAAGTACAGCCGGGTGGAGACGTCGTAGTCGGTGGAGACGGTCTCGGGGTTGCAGTTGACCATCACGGTCTCGTAGCCGGCCTTGCGCAGCGCCATGGAGGCGTGGACGCAGGAGTAGTCAAACTCAATGCCCTGGCCGATCCGGTTGGGCCCGGATCCGAGGATGATGATGGACGGCTTGGCGTGCAGCGCGACCTCATCCTCCTCGTCGTAGGAGGAGTAGTGGTAGGGCGTGTACGCGGCGAACTCTGCGGCGCAGGTGTCCACGGTCTTGTAGACCGGGCGGATGCCGAGGGCCTGCCGGACGCCGCGGACGACGTCCTCGGAGTTGTGCGTCAGGGCACCGATCTGCTCGTCGGAGAAGCCGTGGCGTTTGGCCCGGGTCAGCATCTCCGGGGTCAGGGCCGCGGCCTTGCGGATCTCGATGGAGATCTCGTTGAGCAGCTGGAGCTGGTCCAGGTACCAGGGGTCGATCTTCGTCGCTTCGAAGAGCTGCTCCACGGTGGCACCGCCAAGCAGGGCGCGCTGGACCTGGTGCAGCCGGTCGGTCGTGGGCCGCTTGGACTTCTCGATCAGTTCCGGGACTTCCCATTCCGGGACGTGGCTGAAGTCCAGCTGGGAGCCCTTCTGCTCGAGGGAACGCAGCGCTTTCTGCAGTGCCTCGGTGAAGTTCCGGCCCATGGCCATGGCCTCGCCCACCGACTTCATGGTGGTGGTCAGCGTGGGGTCCGCCGCCGGGAACTTCTCGAAGGCGAAGCGCGGGACCTTCACGACGACGTAGTCCAGGGTCGGCTCGAAGGAGGCCGGGGTCTTCTGCGTGATGTCGTTCGGGATCTCGTCCAGGGTGTAGCCGAGCGAGAGTTTGGTGGCGATCTTGGCGATCGCGAAGCCGGTGGCCTTGGAGGCCAGGGCTGAGGAGCGGGAGACGCGCGGGTTCATCTCGATCACGACGACGCGGCCGGTGTCGGGCTCGATGGCGAACTGGATGTTGCAGCCGCCGGTGTCGACGCCGACCTCGCGGATGACGGCGATGGAGATGTCGCGCAGGCGCTGGTACTCGCGGTCGGTCAGGGTCAGGGCGGGGGCGACGGTGATCGAGTCGCCGGTGTGCACGCCGACCGGGTCGAAGTTCTCGATGGAGCAGACGACCACGACGTTGTCGTTCTTGTCGCGCATCATCTCGAGCTCGTATTCCTTCCAGCCCAGGATGCTCTCTTCGAGCAGCACCTCGGACGTGGGGCTGTACTGCAGTCCCTGCCCGACGATCCGGCGGAGGTCGTTCTCGTCGTAGGCGAGGCCGGAGCCAAGGCCGCCCATGGTGAAGGAGGGCCGGACGACCATCGGGTAGCCCAGGTCCTGCGCGGCGGTGAGCGCCTCGTCGATGGTGTGGATGATGTGGCTGCGGGCCGATTCGGCGCCGCAGCGCTCCACCACGCCTTTGAACTTCAGCCGGTCCTCGCCGAGTTCGATGGCGGCGATGTTGGCGCCGATCAGCTCCACGTTGTACTTCGCCAGCACGCCGTTCTTGTCCAGCGCGATGGCGGTGTTGAGCGCGGTCTGCCCGCCCAGGGTGGGCAGCAGCGCGTCCGGGCGTTCCTTGGCGATGATCTTCTCGACCACTTCGGGGGTGATCGGCTCGATGTAGGTGGCGTCGGCGAACTCCGGGTCGGTCATGATCGTGGCCGGGTTGGAGTTGACGAGGATGACGCGGAGGCCTTCCTCCTTGAGGACGCGCAGCGCCTGGGTGCCGGAGTAGTCGAATTCGGCCGCCTGGCCGATCACGATCGGGCCGGAACCGATGACCAGGACACTCTTGAGGTCAGTTCTCTTGGGCATTACTTCTTGTCCTCAGTCTTGGATTCGGTGGAAGTTTTGGAGGCTGCCTTCTTGGTGTCCGCCATCAGGTCGATGAAGCGGTCGAAAAGGTAGGCGGCGTCGTGCGGGCCGGCGGCGGCCTCGGGGTGGTACTGCACCGAGAAGGCCGGGATGTCCAGGCAGGACAGGCCTTCGACGACGTCGTCGTTGAGGCTCACATGGCTGACCTCGACGCGGCCGAAGCGCTCCTCGGGGGCCTGGGTGGCGCCGTCGAGCGGGGCGTCGACGGCGAAGCCGTGGTTCTGCGAGGTGATCTCGACCTTGCCGGTGCGGCGGTCCATCACGGGCTGGTTGATCCCGCGGTGGCCGTAGCGCAGCTTGTAGGTGCCGAAGCCCAGGGCACGGCCCAGGATCTGGTTGCCGAAACAGATGCCGAAGTAGGGAATCTTCTCGTCCAGGACCGAGCGGAGCAGCTTGACCTGGTTGTCGGCGGTCGCGGGGTCCCCCGGGCCGTTGGACATAAAGAAGCCGTCGGGGTTGACGGCCTGGACATCGGCCAGGGTCGCGGTGGCCGGCAGCACGTGCACCCGGACGCCGCGCTCGGCGAAGCGGATGGGGGTCATCCGCTTGATGCCGAGGTCGATGGCGGCAATGCTGAAGCGCGGTTCGCCGTCCCAGCCCCAGTCCTTCGGTTCCACGGTGTAGGCCTTGTCGACGCTGACTTCCTCGGCCAGGCGTGAGCCTTCCATCGGGGCGCTCGCCAGGACGGTGTCGACGAGTTCCTTGTCGGTGGCCCGGA
It includes:
- the carB gene encoding carbamoyl-phosphate synthase large subunit — translated: MPKRTDLKSVLVIGSGPIVIGQAAEFDYSGTQALRVLKEEGLRVILVNSNPATIMTDPEFADATYIEPITPEVVEKIIAKERPDALLPTLGGQTALNTAIALDKNGVLAKYNVELIGANIAAIELGEDRLKFKGVVERCGAESARSHIIHTIDEALTAAQDLGYPMVVRPSFTMGGLGSGLAYDENDLRRIVGQGLQYSPTSEVLLEESILGWKEYELEMMRDKNDNVVVVCSIENFDPVGVHTGDSITVAPALTLTDREYQRLRDISIAVIREVGVDTGGCNIQFAIEPDTGRVVVIEMNPRVSRSSALASKATGFAIAKIATKLSLGYTLDEIPNDITQKTPASFEPTLDYVVVKVPRFAFEKFPAADPTLTTTMKSVGEAMAMGRNFTEALQKALRSLEQKGSQLDFSHVPEWEVPELIEKSKRPTTDRLHQVQRALLGGATVEQLFEATKIDPWYLDQLQLLNEISIEIRKAAALTPEMLTRAKRHGFSDEQIGALTHNSEDVVRGVRQALGIRPVYKTVDTCAAEFAAYTPYHYSSYDEEDEVALHAKPSIIILGSGPNRIGQGIEFDYSCVHASMALRKAGYETVMVNCNPETVSTDYDVSTRLYFEPLTLEDVLEVIAAEERTGGVMGVFVQLGGQTPLKLAQQLADAGVPILGTSPEAIDLAEHRGAFSQVLDRAGLISPKNGTAVSFEDAKKIADEIGYPVLVRPSYVLGGRGMEIVYDEPNLSRYIANATEITPDHPVLIDRFLEDAVEIDVDALYDGTEMYLGGIMEHIEEAGIHSGDSACVLPPITLGNNVLERVRTATLAIAEGVGVRGLINIQFALASDVLYVLEANPRASRTVPFVSKATGVQMAKAAALIGTGVTINQLRTAYKMLPETGDGSTLPLDAPVSVKEAVLPFSRFRTPEGKVVDSLLGPEMRSTGEVMGIDKHFDTAFAKSQAAANNALPTEGKIFVSVANRDKRSVIMGVKRLSDLGFEIVSTGGTADVLRRNGIQATPVRKVADGSSAEGEGTIADLVIAGEIDMVFNTPSGGEARSDGYELRAAATSIGIPCITTVAEFNAAVQAIEALRTYEWSVTSLQEHAAALFASQERVSQERVSLAAETQKTSAHA
- the carA gene encoding glutamine-hydrolyzing carbamoyl-phosphate synthase small subunit, which codes for MPIVESNNVTDPNQMTSNAAASTPAALVLEDGRIFRGTSYGATGTALGEAVFATGMTGYQETITDPSYARQLVVQTAPHIGNTGVNKDDAESRRIWVAGYIVRDAARRPSNWRSERSLDDELVEQGIVGIQGVDTRAITRHLREHKTMRAGIFSGDAVRATDKELVDTVLASAPMEGSRLAEEVSVDKAYTVEPKDWGWDGEPRFSIAAIDLGIKRMTPIRFAERGVRVHVLPATATLADVQAVNPDGFFMSNGPGDPATADNQVKLLRSVLDEKIPYFGICFGNQILGRALGFGTYKLRYGHRGINQPVMDRRTGKVEITSQNHGFAVDAPLDGATQAPEERFGRVEVSHVSLNDDVVEGLSCLDIPAFSVQYHPEAAAGPHDAAYLFDRFIDLMADTKKAASKTSTESKTEDKK